One window of the Rhizorhabdus dicambivorans genome contains the following:
- a CDS encoding ParB/RepB/Spo0J family partition protein, with protein sequence MNAVTETVAAEPVSGVEIFVPLAKLKKSPRNARKVPHGEAAIEALAASIQHKGLIQNLVVEPEVKEDGTPTGYYLVTAGEGRRLAMLLRAKRKQIKKSEPVRCWLDTQNDPSEISLDENVTRTPMHPADQFERFAELSNDKGWGAQEIGARFGVSASVVKQRLRLGAVSPKLLQVYRDDGLTLDQLMAFAITEDHARQEQVFENLHHNREPWIIRRDMTASNVPATDRRAVFVGADAYVEAGGNIIRDLFSEDRGGFFEDAGLLDMLAAEKLREIAGEVQAEGWKWAEAHIDYPHAHGMRRFYPQTIALSDEDEARLEALSTEHDELAEGYSSYDEMPEDVAEKLEAVSDEIDAISEKRHAYDANVIAHGGVFVVLNHDGVPRLERGFVRPEDEAPADPQPEDEGDAIDPKAVENEPTEDGDEDAQEIEDEDEDEDEEPGKPISDSLTRDLSAHRTLALRVALGERPDLALIALTHTLTAQLFYSYAEAGCLEVRPTVTPLGSHADGIEDTPLVATANEAREAWAERMPRDVADLWGFIVGLDDEKRLALLAHCASRTVNALRLPWDRKPRTLQTADRLATALALDVAKDWAPTVDSYLGRVTKAHIVAAVSEGVSEDAARRIADMKKPDMAQAAEQLLAGSGWLPAVLRTPKPEAEQPASVEVEDVESVEQPSEVEASDTEAENGEASHAVAAE encoded by the coding sequence ATGAACGCTGTTACCGAAACAGTAGCCGCCGAGCCTGTGTCGGGCGTCGAGATTTTCGTGCCGCTGGCCAAGCTCAAGAAGTCCCCGCGCAACGCGCGCAAGGTGCCGCATGGGGAAGCCGCTATCGAGGCGCTGGCCGCTTCGATCCAGCACAAGGGGTTGATCCAGAATCTTGTCGTCGAGCCGGAGGTCAAAGAGGACGGCACGCCGACCGGCTATTATCTCGTCACCGCTGGCGAGGGCCGCAGGCTGGCGATGCTGCTGCGCGCCAAGCGCAAGCAGATCAAGAAGTCCGAGCCTGTGCGCTGCTGGCTGGATACGCAGAACGATCCCTCCGAGATCAGTCTGGACGAGAACGTGACCCGGACGCCCATGCACCCCGCCGATCAGTTCGAGCGGTTCGCAGAGCTTTCCAATGACAAGGGTTGGGGCGCGCAGGAGATCGGCGCGCGGTTCGGCGTGTCGGCTTCCGTGGTGAAGCAACGACTTCGTTTGGGCGCTGTCAGTCCTAAGCTGTTGCAGGTCTATCGCGACGATGGGCTGACCTTGGACCAACTTATGGCCTTCGCGATCACCGAGGACCATGCCCGGCAGGAGCAGGTATTCGAGAACCTGCATCACAATCGCGAGCCATGGATCATCCGGCGCGACATGACCGCCAGCAATGTTCCGGCCACCGACCGGCGCGCGGTGTTCGTCGGGGCCGACGCCTATGTCGAGGCGGGCGGCAATATCATCCGCGACCTGTTCAGCGAGGACCGGGGCGGGTTCTTCGAGGATGCGGGCCTGCTCGACATGCTCGCCGCCGAGAAGCTGCGCGAGATCGCAGGCGAGGTTCAGGCCGAAGGCTGGAAATGGGCCGAGGCGCATATCGACTATCCCCACGCCCACGGGATGCGGCGCTTCTATCCGCAGACCATCGCCCTGTCCGACGAGGACGAGGCACGGCTGGAGGCGCTGTCCACCGAGCATGACGAGCTTGCCGAAGGCTATTCGTCCTATGACGAGATGCCCGAGGACGTTGCGGAGAAGCTGGAGGCGGTCTCCGACGAGATCGACGCCATCTCCGAGAAGCGCCATGCCTACGACGCCAACGTGATCGCGCATGGCGGCGTGTTCGTGGTGCTGAACCATGACGGCGTTCCCCGTCTCGAGCGCGGTTTTGTCCGTCCCGAGGATGAAGCGCCGGCCGATCCGCAGCCGGAGGACGAGGGCGACGCAATCGACCCGAAGGCCGTAGAGAATGAGCCGACCGAGGACGGTGACGAGGACGCGCAGGAGATCGAGGACGAGGACGAGGACGAGGACGAGGAACCGGGCAAGCCGATTTCCGACAGCCTTACCCGCGACCTGTCCGCCCACCGGACGCTGGCTTTGCGCGTGGCGCTTGGCGAGCGGCCCGATCTGGCGCTGATCGCCTTGACCCACACGCTCACGGCGCAACTGTTCTACAGCTATGCCGAGGCCGGTTGCCTTGAGGTTCGTCCGACCGTGACGCCGCTTGGCAGCCATGCGGACGGGATCGAGGACACCCCGCTGGTCGCCACCGCGAACGAGGCCCGCGAGGCATGGGCCGAGCGGATGCCGCGTGATGTTGCCGACCTGTGGGGCTTCATTGTTGGTCTGGACGATGAGAAGCGATTGGCGCTGTTGGCGCATTGCGCATCCCGCACCGTCAATGCGCTGCGGTTGCCGTGGGACCGCAAGCCCCGGACGCTGCAAACGGCGGACAGGCTGGCGACCGCACTGGCGCTGGACGTGGCGAAGGACTGGGCGCCGACCGTGGACAGCTACCTTGGCCGCGTCACCAAGGCGCATATCGTGGCGGCTGTGTCCGAAGGCGTGTCGGAGGATGCCGCTCGCCGTATCGCGGACATGAAGAAGCCGGACATGGCGCAAGCCGCCGAGCAGCTTCTGGCCGGGAGCGGCTGGCTTCCCGCCGTGCTGCGGACGCCGAAGCCGGAAGCAGAGCAGCCCGCATCCGTCGAGGTCGAGGACGTGGAAAGCGTGGAGCAGCCGTCCGAAGTGGAGGCTTCCGATACCGAAGCGGAGAACGGCGAAGCGTCCCACGCCGTCGCCGCCGAATAG
- a CDS encoding TIGR02391 family protein: MSATLPTALRDVHPTFQGDLPIRPEETAEVHKGEKEKVAQLFSQDQLEAIAGALGDTETGLKGTEIAMLIATCQMTDPGEMTKRHRIYNAFAASQNSRQDRTRILGFIRHAMSPARYSREPHRYEPMRASLNQALAFAGLVVSEAGKIETVEQATTLPEAQRRAKELRTDLETRGVHPDVLRFCRAELLADDYFHAVQEAVKSVADKMRVRTGLSDDGGTLVDRVLGGDPPMLAINTRGTASERSEQGGFANLVKGVFGMFRNPTAHEARIHWLMTKTDAEDLLTLVSLIHRRLDAGHMPPRP, encoded by the coding sequence ATGTCGGCAACTCTGCCAACAGCCTTGCGCGATGTTCATCCTACGTTCCAAGGTGATTTGCCGATTCGACCAGAGGAGACCGCGGAGGTTCACAAGGGGGAGAAGGAAAAGGTGGCGCAACTGTTTTCGCAGGATCAGCTCGAAGCCATCGCTGGCGCGCTAGGCGACACGGAAACGGGACTCAAAGGGACCGAGATTGCGATGCTGATAGCGACCTGTCAGATGACCGATCCGGGCGAGATGACCAAGCGGCACCGCATCTACAACGCCTTCGCCGCTAGCCAGAACTCCCGGCAGGACCGCACCCGCATCCTCGGCTTCATCCGCCATGCGATGAGCCCCGCCCGCTATAGTCGCGAGCCGCACCGTTACGAGCCCATGCGCGCCAGTCTCAACCAGGCCCTCGCCTTCGCCGGCCTCGTGGTTAGCGAAGCCGGAAAGATTGAAACAGTCGAACAGGCGACCACCTTGCCGGAAGCGCAGCGCCGCGCGAAGGAATTGCGCACCGATTTGGAGACGCGCGGCGTTCACCCGGACGTGCTGCGCTTCTGCCGCGCGGAGCTGCTAGCCGACGACTATTTCCACGCGGTTCAGGAGGCGGTGAAAAGCGTCGCCGACAAGATGCGGGTCAGGACGGGCCTGTCAGATGATGGGGGAACGCTGGTGGACCGCGTGCTGGGCGGCGATCCCCCGATGCTGGCGATCAATACGCGCGGCACGGCCAGCGAGCGCAGCGAGCAAGGCGGCTTCGCCAACCTGGTCAAAGGGGTGTTCGGGATGTTCCGTAATCCGACCGCCCATGAAGCGCGTATCCATTGGCTTATGACCAAGACCGACGCCGAAGATCTTCTGACGCTCGTCTCCCTCATCCATCGTCGGCTCGATGCCGGCCATATGCCGCCGCGTCCCTGA
- a CDS encoding DUF736 domain-containing protein, whose amino-acid sequence MATIGTFTANSKGEFTGVIKTLTLNTKATLRPIEKEGEKSPDFRIQSGNMDIGAAWKKTSREGRDYISVKLDDPSFPAPIYATLSETDTAGEYALIWSR is encoded by the coding sequence ATGGCCACGATCGGCACATTCACCGCCAACAGCAAGGGCGAGTTTACCGGCGTTATCAAGACGCTCACCCTCAACACCAAGGCGACCCTTCGCCCGATCGAGAAGGAAGGCGAGAAGTCCCCCGACTTCCGCATCCAGTCCGGCAATATGGACATCGGCGCCGCCTGGAAGAAGACCAGCCGCGAAGGCCGCGACTACATCTCGGTCAAGCTGGACGATCCGAGCTTCCCGGCTCCCATCTACGCTACGCTGTCCGAAACCGACACCGCCGGTGAATACGCGCTCATCTGGTCCCGCTGA
- a CDS encoding DUF932 domain-containing protein yields MHYQLATRFGRNAHQISGREPLDNEALYRHVPSIFAREAHDSRSERYVYVPTIDIVEGLRREGWFPFFAVQSVPRDGSRHGHAKHMLRLRRDDGIGKPEAAEVIIVNSHDGTSAYQMFAGMLRFVCTNSMIAGERFEEVRVPHKGNIEHDIIEGVYTVAEDFPRLIDASESMKAIQLSPDEQRLLGEVSLVARYGDDESPLRPEQIIEPRRREDVDRSLWTTFNVIQENVVRGGLQGRKRNAEGRIRRAQTRAINGIDQNVTLNRALWTLAEGMQRLKAT; encoded by the coding sequence ATGCACTACCAGCTTGCTACCCGGTTCGGCCGCAACGCCCATCAGATCAGCGGCCGGGAGCCGCTCGACAACGAGGCGCTCTATCGCCACGTCCCGTCCATCTTCGCCCGCGAGGCGCATGACAGCCGTTCGGAGCGGTATGTCTATGTCCCGACCATCGACATCGTGGAGGGGTTGCGCCGGGAGGGATGGTTCCCGTTCTTCGCCGTTCAGTCGGTTCCGCGCGACGGCAGCCGTCACGGTCACGCCAAGCACATGCTGCGCCTTCGCCGCGACGACGGTATCGGCAAGCCGGAGGCCGCCGAGGTCATCATCGTCAACAGCCATGACGGGACGAGCGCCTATCAGATGTTCGCCGGGATGCTGCGCTTCGTCTGCACCAACAGCATGATTGCGGGCGAGCGGTTCGAGGAAGTCCGCGTGCCGCACAAAGGCAATATCGAGCATGACATCATCGAAGGCGTCTATACCGTCGCCGAGGACTTCCCCCGGCTGATCGACGCCAGCGAGTCGATGAAGGCGATCCAGCTTTCCCCGGACGAGCAGCGGTTGCTTGGCGAGGTAAGCCTTGTTGCCCGCTACGGCGACGACGAAAGCCCACTCCGGCCAGAGCAGATCATCGAGCCGCGCCGCCGCGAAGATGTGGACCGCAGCCTTTGGACCACCTTCAACGTCATTCAGGAGAATGTCGTTCGGGGCGGGTTGCAGGGCCGGAAGCGCAACGCCGAGGGCCGCATACGCCGGGCGCAGACCCGCGCGATCAACGGCATCGACCAAAACGTGACGCTCAATCGCGCCCTCTGGACGCTGGCCGAAGGGATGCAGCGCCTCAAGGCCACCTGA
- a CDS encoding DNA -binding domain-containing protein: protein MDADRFDDCAPDCSQLTSYDECHLAAYLRLLDAEEDGADWRDAAAAIFNIDVAAEPDRAQTMHATHLARARWMTEVGYAHLLGCEQRLNR, encoded by the coding sequence ATGGACGCAGATAGATTCGACGATTGCGCGCCTGATTGTTCGCAGCTCACTAGCTACGACGAATGCCATCTCGCGGCCTACCTGCGATTGCTCGATGCCGAGGAGGATGGTGCCGATTGGCGTGACGCTGCCGCCGCCATCTTCAACATTGACGTAGCGGCGGAACCTGATCGCGCCCAGACGATGCACGCGACCCATCTTGCCCGCGCGCGTTGGATGACCGAGGTCGGATACGCGCACCTGCTTGGCTGCGAACAGCGGCTAAACCGTTAA
- a CDS encoding transcriptional regulator domain-containing protein: MLRSEIRAKRGWEDAMPTPPGRRQRSAGGLPDALGRADLAAEFLRRNRTYRAEHTQMQKRIADGAVAKNAAETAFARRWGLSFRHSAR; the protein is encoded by the coding sequence ATGTTGCGCTCCGAAATCCGTGCCAAGCGCGGTTGGGAGGATGCAATGCCGACGCCGCCAGGGCGTCGCCAGCGGAGCGCCGGCGGACTGCCCGACGCCCTCGGGCGCGCCGATTTAGCCGCCGAGTTTCTACGCCGAAACCGCACCTACCGCGCCGAACATACGCAGATGCAGAAGCGCATCGCGGACGGCGCCGTCGCAAAGAACGCCGCCGAGACGGCGTTCGCGCGGCGATGGGGGTTGTCCTTTCGCCACAGCGCCAGATGA
- a CDS encoding DUF2285 domain-containing protein, with the protein MLDAAPDGFETATSVDPRALGELLADQAGIEGRHVIVADAAGEHRLWLRDPQPGRPLAAVIPLDKDFITRIASLLRFHRRLLGRAEGPLPRGWPLTAYRLARLDLMLRALDLRDEGATYREIATALGRDDAARLSASDWKMSASRSFVVRLVRDGIAMMNGDYRKLLRIR; encoded by the coding sequence ATTCTCGACGCCGCACCGGATGGATTCGAGACCGCCACTTCGGTTGATCCCCGCGCACTCGGCGAGTTGCTCGCCGATCAGGCTGGAATTGAAGGACGCCATGTCATCGTTGCCGATGCCGCTGGTGAGCATCGGCTATGGCTGCGCGATCCGCAGCCCGGGCGGCCGCTCGCCGCCGTCATACCGCTCGACAAGGATTTCATCACGCGCATCGCCAGCCTGCTGCGCTTCCACCGCCGCTTGCTCGGTCGGGCGGAAGGGCCGCTGCCGCGCGGTTGGCCGCTTACCGCCTATCGGCTGGCGCGCCTCGACCTTATGCTCCGCGCGCTCGACCTGCGCGACGAGGGCGCAACCTATCGTGAGATCGCAACCGCCCTGGGCCGCGACGACGCCGCCCGGCTGTCGGCGAGCGACTGGAAAATGTCGGCGTCACGCTCATTCGTGGTGCGCCTGGTCCGCGACGGCATCGCCATGATGAACGGCGACTACCGCAAACTGCTCCGCATCCGCTGA
- a CDS encoding helix-turn-helix transcriptional regulator, with product MSDTPTNLPPRFLRTPEAARFLGLSGRTLEKHRYFGTGPAYRRIGGRVVYSVDDLRAWADIGIKHSTSDPGQDDLMPRADSAIARSRR from the coding sequence TTGTCCGATACGCCCACCAATCTCCCGCCCCGCTTCCTGCGAACACCGGAAGCCGCGCGCTTTCTTGGCCTCTCGGGACGCACGCTTGAGAAGCACCGCTATTTCGGCACCGGCCCGGCCTACCGCCGGATCGGGGGCCGCGTCGTCTATTCGGTCGATGATCTCCGCGCCTGGGCCGATATCGGCATCAAGCATTCGACCTCCGATCCGGGGCAAGACGACCTCATGCCGCGCGCGGACTCTGCCATCGCCCGGAGCCGGCGATGA
- a CDS encoding DUF2840 domain-containing protein, which produces MTVPPSPMRHRQPSDDGMTRVELTWIEKRIEHWIRFGRVAVDEIVDRRRRIVRFRPGAIFAFVRWAANDYGTVSSRIDIVRAVGTGEPFTTLPFVRPGGDILLKIEGWPKVSQVLAAIDATEAAGVDPCDAAPDHWRHVHNRISAGHEPRPYTLERHRAWLKRREIEQ; this is translated from the coding sequence ATGACCGTCCCGCCGTCACCCATGCGCCACCGCCAACCGTCCGACGACGGCATGACCCGTGTCGAGCTGACCTGGATCGAGAAGCGGATCGAGCACTGGATCAGGTTCGGCCGCGTCGCGGTGGACGAGATCGTCGATCGCCGCCGCCGCATCGTTCGCTTCCGCCCCGGCGCGATCTTCGCGTTCGTCCGCTGGGCGGCGAATGACTACGGCACGGTCAGCTCGCGCATCGACATCGTGCGCGCGGTCGGCACCGGCGAGCCGTTCACGACGCTGCCGTTCGTGCGGCCCGGCGGCGACATCCTGCTCAAGATCGAGGGCTGGCCGAAAGTCAGTCAAGTGCTCGCCGCGATCGACGCGACGGAGGCCGCCGGCGTCGATCCCTGCGACGCCGCGCCCGACCACTGGCGTCATGTTCACAATCGTATCTCCGCCGGACACGAGCCGCGCCCTTACACGCTGGAGCGTCATCGCGCCTGGCTGAAGCGCCGGGAGATCGAACAGTGA
- a CDS encoding S26 family signal peptidase: MTRRGWTIATATAASLFGASFAAIALFDPLPRVVWNASASAPTGLYRIEPVRDPPHGALVAVTPPAPLARWLAERGYLGERVPLLKHVAAKPGQRVCRIGAVVSVDARPVAIARERDGRGRPLPTWQGCRTLGVGELLMLNPDHADSMDGRYFGPLPASTVLGRAIPILTRDTPDAPLIWR; the protein is encoded by the coding sequence GTGACGCGCCGGGGCTGGACGATTGCGACGGCCACGGCGGCTTCGCTGTTCGGCGCATCATTCGCCGCCATCGCTTTGTTCGATCCGCTACCGCGCGTCGTCTGGAATGCGAGCGCGAGTGCGCCGACCGGGCTGTATCGTATCGAACCCGTGCGCGATCCCCCGCACGGCGCGCTGGTCGCCGTGACGCCGCCCGCGCCGTTGGCGCGGTGGCTGGCGGAACGTGGCTATCTCGGCGAGCGCGTGCCTTTGTTGAAGCACGTTGCGGCCAAGCCGGGGCAGCGCGTGTGCCGGATCGGCGCCGTCGTCAGTGTCGATGCGCGGCCCGTCGCCATCGCCCGCGAGCGCGACGGCCGAGGCCGTCCATTGCCGACCTGGCAGGGCTGCCGGACGTTGGGCGTCGGCGAGCTGCTGATGCTGAATCCCGATCACGCCGACAGCATGGACGGCCGCTATTTCGGGCCGTTGCCGGCCTCGACCGTGCTTGGCCGCGCCATTCCGATCCTCACCCGCGACACCCCCGACGCGCCGCTCATTTGGCGCTGA
- a CDS encoding DUF736 domain-containing protein → MQIGSFFRTASGYEGIIETATLDIRISIVPAEPSDADKAPDWRVHRGDSGEGPEIGAGWNETGERAGDYVSLRIDDPAFAQPIRAALFQSTGDKSAWSLRWNRQPKSREQD, encoded by the coding sequence ATGCAGATCGGCAGCTTTTTCCGCACCGCCAGCGGCTACGAAGGCATCATCGAGACGGCGACGCTCGACATCCGTATCTCGATCGTTCCGGCCGAGCCGAGCGACGCCGACAAGGCGCCGGACTGGCGGGTCCATCGCGGCGATAGCGGCGAAGGCCCGGAGATCGGCGCAGGCTGGAACGAGACTGGCGAACGCGCCGGCGATTACGTCTCGCTGCGCATCGACGATCCCGCCTTCGCGCAGCCGATCCGCGCCGCCCTGTTCCAGAGCACGGGCGACAAGTCGGCCTGGTCGCTGCGCTGGAACCGCCAGCCGAAGTCGCGCGAGCAGGACTGA
- a CDS encoding lytic transglycosylase domain-containing protein, with product MRFSIIPLFAGKPSHPFVPLGRGPAGARSVDQGRPQAGAARAPLNVASTLAGWRRSGVGSAVALGVALLSGGAAPVAATAQNLSAARSAAAHPYAGHVADAARRFGIREAWIWAVMRVESGGNARAVSRAGAMGLMQIMPATWADLRARYGLGPDPFNVRDNIMAGAAYLREMYDRYGNASAMLAAYNAGPGRYDDYLSRGRPLPPETVGYLAQLTAIAGTAGAAEVAVSAPPDPFAWRRAGLFVRTASAASEAVAAQLGSEEAASDLPTDRRTSGDADSAAPPSNEPADTLFVPRARAGRPR from the coding sequence ATGCGCTTTTCCATCATCCCTTTGTTCGCGGGAAAGCCGTCTCATCCCTTCGTCCCGCTCGGTCGCGGGCCGGCCGGCGCGCGCAGCGTAGATCAAGGGCGGCCGCAGGCCGGCGCAGCGCGCGCACCCTTGAACGTAGCGAGCACGCTGGCAGGCTGGCGGCGGAGCGGAGTCGGATCGGCGGTGGCGTTGGGCGTCGCGCTGCTGTCGGGTGGCGCTGCGCCTGTCGCGGCGACGGCGCAGAATTTGTCGGCTGCGCGATCGGCAGCGGCTCATCCCTACGCCGGTCATGTTGCCGACGCCGCGCGGAGGTTCGGCATCCGCGAAGCATGGATATGGGCGGTGATGCGCGTCGAGAGCGGCGGCAACGCCCGCGCGGTCTCGCGCGCCGGGGCGATGGGATTGATGCAGATCATGCCCGCGACCTGGGCCGACCTTCGCGCCCGATACGGTCTCGGCCCCGACCCCTTTAACGTGCGCGACAACATCATGGCGGGCGCGGCCTACCTGCGCGAGATGTACGACCGCTACGGCAATGCGAGCGCGATGCTAGCCGCCTACAATGCGGGACCGGGCCGCTACGACGATTACCTGTCGCGCGGCCGTCCGCTGCCGCCCGAAACGGTCGGCTACCTCGCCCAGCTCACGGCCATCGCTGGCACGGCTGGCGCTGCGGAGGTGGCGGTGAGCGCGCCACCCGATCCGTTCGCCTGGCGACGAGCTGGGCTGTTCGTCCGCACCGCCAGCGCCGCTTCGGAAGCGGTGGCTGCGCAGCTCGGCAGCGAAGAAGCTGCGTCCGATCTGCCGACCGATCGGCGAACATCCGGCGACGCGGACTCCGCCGCTCCGCCGTCTAATGAGCCGGCCGACACGCTGTTCGTCCCCCGCGCCCGCGCGGGCCGACCGCGATGA